The genome window tttagtgttagtgttagttttaggataaatatgtatttttctgAGAACTTGTGTCATGATTAGAGAGGGGGGATGGACAACATGGTTTAACCATGTAACCCGCCACGCTTGTCCAGTGCGTGTTGGCAGAGGGGGGGTTATCGCCAGAGCCTCGTCAGTTGATCAGCAGGGTATACCAGGTACAGGTGAGGTTGGCTTGGGCTCCGAAAGATGTTATTTGGGCCCTTTATACCCCGTATGGGGCAGActcaagaaaaggtggcgcgacgagcTAGACGCTGTTGATAAATAGTGGCCAAACAGAGCAAAGGATAGAGACGTGTGGAAGGAAAAggagaggcctttgcccagcagtgggacacaaacggctaattagaatagaatagaatattatgtatggtTAGTCTATAAGGGTATaggtatacatataatatgggccaagatgcttaatttaaataaataaatcttatatctttaaacgagcaattcttgtatatacagggtgtaacaaaaacaagtgataataatttagggtgtgtatgtgttccctgtagagagttctctgtcaaagtagcagcgctgaaagaccaaaaatttttttcacttttgtatggggaaactcgtgacgctcgggcccttgcccatacaaaagtgaaaaaaaattttggtctttcagcgctgctactttcacagtgaaaatgaaatttagtatatagggggtttcgggggcaataaatcgatctagctaggaatcgttttaagaaaatgacattttattcgtgttttatcgaataccaccgtcaaacagctagtatatattatgcAGACTGCAGTGTAGCTATTTGCGTTCATGCGTTcgcaataatttatattgtaaaataaacttttcgATCATCTACcactacataattatttttttgtatgttttgcCCTCTGCCATTTCTGCTATTGATAGCAGTACAACACTTTGATCCCATCGCAAAAATTCAATCCACCTAACATTAAAAACCTTCTCCATACATCACAGCTCCTGGTCATAACGTAGTTAGGCCGGGACTCGAAGCCGCAACCTTCACGCAACATTAGTGACCTGATGGTTCTGATGGACCTTTGACCTTGACGGTGTACCGCCTTATTACTATACCCATAAGGTCGATATACCGGAAATAAGCCTAGATAGTAAACTATCATTACTCCCAGTCTTGTGATACTTTCATTGTTAGgatgtgacataatattataaaaatccagGCAAAAACTCTCTTGGTAGTGCCACTCATAGTTCATACCTTGACTCAGCGATTcctatattataagttatacttTACAGATACATAGATAGATAGCtgttaattatacttaatagctatctaaaattaaaatatgagaCACATCACATAGGTCCCAAAGAACATAATATGCGAGTCAGAAAATTTCAAACAATTGACATGATGATGATGGCTGACAATGATGTTTGTCTTTCACTGCCATAACCGCTAAATCAATTTTCATTGCACTTGATGTGTGTTatgcagtatgtttgaataatgTAAccttttaaaaacttaaaaacgagataacgcacgcaactccgttgctccaaagttagtttattgcgcgggaaccgtacattttccgggtaAAAAAGTATCCAAAGTCCTTactcctttcccgagactcgtATCTCAATACGAAATCAGTTCAACGGTTTATGCGTAaaaaggttacagacagacaaacgcactttcgcatttataatatatgttataaTGGATAAGACGTATTTTGTAAGTGGTTTGGATTGTtacgttaattattattttttttatgaaataagggggcaaacgagcaaacgggtcacctgatggaaagcatcatcgcagcatcagaagagctgcaggtgcgttgccggccttttaagagggaataggttaataggtaaggggagggtagagatgggaagggaagggaataggggagggtagggaagggaatagggtaggggattgggcctccggtaaactcactcactcggcgaaacacagcgcaagcgctgtttcacgccggttttctgcgaggacgtggtatttctccggtcgagtcggccggCTAATTTTAAGATGTTGGTCCAAAATCGTGATAGAATGGAGTAGTCACGTCAGGGTAAAAAGCAAGATAATATTTAGGAATAGACAAAATCTTTCCTCCTTTTGTTTTTAAACTTGTTTTTTCCTCCGCCGGTACCGAGAACCGACGAACTTTCACAATATTGGCTTTCTCCGAGCTCAGAATActtggtaaataataattaatacctaAAGACTATACTCGGGTACCGTTTTAGCTAAAGATTTCAAAAGTAGGATAAGTTACGTCGAGACATAAAAATCTTCATCGACGAAAAAGTTACGCCATCTACATCTATGTCAAAATGGCCCCAAAGAACAGCAGGTTCAAATAACTTTTTGTCAGATTTCAAACGTAGGATACCGTGTGCATTCGACATAGATATCTTTACCCACGAAAGGTTACGCCATCTACGTCTACGTCAAAACCCCAAAGAAAAGTAGGTACAAATAACTTTTTTTCTGTACATGCCATGACTATTAAGGCGCTCTCGTTTCTATTACaatttaggttttttttaaagtaacttcACGAGTAGGTACCAGCAACTTACTGCAAGCTTAGTGCAGTTATAAAGTTTTAAGTTACCCCATTAGACCTGTCCTTCTTTCCCAAAACAACACAATTCACCTATGTTTTCTGttgacgtgggaaagccatgcttcgacacgaatgggccgtctcgaccggggaaataccacgggctcacagaaaactggtgtgaaacagcgcttgcgctgtgtttcgccgagtgagtgagtttaccgggggcccaatcccctatccttttcccttccctaccctctcctatttccttcgcttctcatccctaccctcccctattaccctattccctcttaaaaggccggcaacgcacctgcagctcttctgatgctgcgagtgtccatgggcgtaggaagttgctttccatcaggtgacccgtttgctcgtttgcccccttatttcattaaaaaaaaacaccgttaaccttgaaaccatcaaatgaacccgtcaaaatgaacaactttatgctgggaactaaaaaaaaccggccaagtgcgagttgtactcgcccatgaagggttccgcagcaacaataaggcttatgttttatgaaattaaaaggtttatgatttatttttatgtttcagttgatttaatgaaagttaatttaaggtttaccatttatgacgtataaaaaaattacttgctagatttcgttcaaaccaattttcgttggtagttttaatagtaatcatatattttttctcgacttatcatgcccctactttagaaattagaggggacCCAAATTTTACCATTTTGGAatagtctctctcgcaaactattcaggttagaaaaaaattatatttgaaacttcaatatgatttttgaagatctattcatagataccccacacgcatcggttacatgaattatttttttttgttgatttaaggtttaccatttatgacgtataaaaaaactacttgctagatttcgttcaaaccaattttcctTGGTAGTTtctatagtaatgtacatcatataatttttttagacttatcatacccctactttagaaattagaggggggggacacattttaccactttggaagagtctctctggCAAGCTATTCAGATTAGAAAAGAAATATATAAGAAACCTCTATACGATTTttcaagacctatccatagataccccacacgcatagcttagatgaaaaaaaaatatttttgtttcagttgtacccatggggacccctaaaatttttaataatttttccatttttttatcaaaatcttaatgcagttcacagactacatctacttatcaagtttcaatagtatagctcttatcgtttcggagaaaagtggctgtgacatacggacggacacacagacagacagacagtcagacatgacgaatccataagggttccgttttttgccatttggctacggaaccctaaaaatgccttcatacggatgcccggatcggaaatttgtatgggtatgaagacggatttttttgagttcccagcataatttttctcatagaaaaagttgttcattttgacgggctcatttgttggtttcaaggataacggtgtttacactagcTAGAACATCTTGTATTTAATAGGTACTAGTTCATTTTGTAGAGTTTCTTGCATACTGTACCGCCAACAAAAACAAGTTTAAAATTCGAATACGGTTTAAAtatagaaaacaataaaatttgttaagtACAACTATAGTTTCGTTTGAAATTTGATCAACTATTTTCCTGAAAATTACGTGAGCTGAAATTAATATCTTTTGAAatggtatattataatagtttatgGCTTTCTAAAATTTTAAACGTTAAGTAAGTATACgtatttagttttttaatttaactgaactgaaaattatttaaaaccgTTTTGGACTTTGCATAttttacagaaaatatatttttacaagtaAAACTTTCCTATTATAAGGTGCGCCATCTTTATAAGTAGGATATAGGATTAATACGAATAGCGTTaaactatattatgtcaaaatgcCATAATGACAAATATCAAACATGAACTATCTCACTCGCCGTCTCCTCCTCTCCTCATCTCACCTCCTCGTcccaagtaaaaaaaaacatgaactATACAACCCCCAAACAAGGGCAGCTTAGATAGGGACACATAGTGCCGAATTTTGCCTCGTCTATACTCGTCATCTTTGCCCATAACTCTACAATTTCTGACGTAGGTCATGAGGGGTCTTTCTGGCCCCACGTGGTTCGTTCTAGACGACCTGTTGCATTTGTTTACGTTCATGGGCCGGTGATCTAAATTCTAGAACGTTCTAATGCCCATTCAAACGGTTTCCAACCTTAACAAACACACATAGAGTACATTTTCTCCAACGCGCTCGCAAGTGTGTTATTGTTTCGACATATTGGCTGAACATTCCATAAAGTACTAAGCCTGCGATCCTGTCGAATgaatttaaactttataatcaGGGTCATAATTATGGATTTACATTGGAGAAAGTTGATAACTAATTACATCAGGCTAAACACGAAATAAGCCTCTATAAGGAAATCGTGTACGGTCAGAAACaatctaacactaaaattatGGTAAAAAATACTCATAttgtgtaccatcgaagaaatggaTTTATAGGCAGCTGTCGGACCTACGTCAATAGGTCGGATTATGACAATTCAATGTAATGGTCCGCTTATACGGACAACTACAATTGCtcaactccagtcaattctcgtcaactttgacgtcacgactacatcaagcaatttgcggcaacaagcagcatCCAATAAATTGCTTCAttttgctccactaattgctccagatcgctccgttcgtgtcgccgagcaattattgccgtaattaagaggatacaccaagggcgagagaaattgaaaataggaatttgaaaatgtattgctgtctcaccaatctcaagtctcccaccgcagagcgcgatagagacaacacgacaaaagttctaataaaagaacgaAAATCTtagattcgttgtccgctgattccttctccaaaacttaacttatttaagtacttttttcattaagaattaaagcaaggctcgagctgtgttcctatgtttttttttttttgtatatacaaaaaaaaaaaacacccaggaaacaaaactggctagaatattctagccagttttgtttcctgggtgtttgaacacagaggaaaatctggccatttttttgggtctttggacgttcttatcttttctaataataaaattatgaaaaaaaagaaaacatagcgaCATGCTAATAGacgccatagatattcaggaaaaaaatcataactctaccggcattatccagggaggaaacaggggacaaagtttgtatggaaaacggcggtgtggactcctcttaatgcaCGTGTAAGCGCTTATTTAGCAGCTGTGGTCTGCCGGATggttttgacataacgcgacgaaattacgtagatccgccatattcctatgaatcaacttctctgctaGTATAATTACtacctataatataataccaaataatAAGTACAATAATATGAGCAcagtttaaaaactaaaaagcctTTCGAAGTAAGAatctatataaatgaaaatgaatcCATATTTCCCTTTGTCACGACATTACTCGTAAACGGctagaccgattttgctaaaatttggtatagaaataGTTTGattcccgaaaaaggacataggatacattttgtcccggaaaaatgtacggttcctacacaatttacttttatgatttgcgcgtaaactattcaatcgatgtacgggaacaactttaaactaaagtccaggtggacgaagtcgcgggctgttaatataatattttaatgttgcaAAATTTATTTAAGGGCAGATTGTAGCCTTTGAGTATTATTAACAGGCGCTATGCAGAGCTCGTACTTGGCTGGTTTCTTAACGTATTGTAAAATGCTTACAatttgtacattgcaattttcACCTGTTATTCAAATAGGACAGCAATAGGTCGAAAACCTAAACCATTAGCTCATACTTGCATAACGACATACGGACAGAAATGACGACTGTTATATAATACAGCCTACCGCTATCCTGTTTTGCTAACGGTACCACTAACTGTACAGGACGGGGTAGCCAACCGGCGGTGCACTCACACCCCAGAGGAAGTTTATTCTGTTAGCTTATGCCTTATTACTATAACTGGCTTGATACACTTAGCTGGTACCGGGTAAATGGAAATGGTAGTTGAACCTTGTATGATTACCGTAACAGTTCAATTGTTCAGTTAAATGctatgttgtgacttgtgtttGAAAGTTAAACTGGTATGTAAccgtaataataaaatgttcttCCTCGACTTATGATTCCGTCCCTCTTTAATTCTGATCGCTGAAGGCTTTTCGAACGTGAAGtaggaaaataaacaaaaacagtATTGACATCGCATCGGCTTGACCAAAATTCACACGAGGTGAACGCACCGTCACATAAATAACCCAGTTTCGGCGTGAGTCAGCTGCACGCGCCGGCGTTTTCACTTTCCCGCGCGAGTTGGCCACACCTGGCGCGCACGGACCCCGCACCTTCGAGAACGCTCGCTGAGGCTATATAAGCCCCCCGGCCCGGCCGCCCCGGCTCAGAAGTCACGACTCACACGATGCACAAACACGCGCTCCTAGCACTCGCCCTGCTCGCCTGCGCCGCCGGCGACAAGCACAGACGGACGGGGGACCAGCCCGTCGACCCCTTCGCGGTCCTCGACAAGCACATCTCGCACTCCATCGCCTACCAGTACCTCTGGCCGTGGAGCACGCTCATCCGCGCCGCTGCCGCCCTCGATCTCGAGGACAGCCTCGAGGATCCGCAGATCATCTCGGACTCGGAGAAGTACCAAATCAACCTGAAAGTGCGACGTTTCAAGCCCGAGGAGCTGAGGGTGAAGGTCAAGAACAAGTATGTGATCGTCGAGGGCAAGCAGACGTCGACGGACGAGATCCAGAAGCTGATGGCGAACCACTTCGTGCAGCGGTTCGTGCTGCCGGCCGGCACGCGCCAGGAGGAGGTCACCGCTGTGCTCAGCGAGAAGGGGATCCTGTCCATCTACGCGCCGAAACATGAGCTCCCACCGCCGCCACCCGAGAGAGATGTGCCGATCCAGGTGATCCTCCCGGAGGAGAAAACGGAGAAACCGACGGAAGCGACGAAAATTGAGGAGACGAAAGTCGAGGAAGTGAAAGTCGAGGAGACGACGAAGGCGAGGGAGCCCGAGGCGACCTCCTCGCCCGTCGAGGAGGCGACGACGCACGCGGGCAAGATCAGGAAGAAGGAGCTGAAGACGGCGACCAAGACGACGAAGGACAACGAGGTGACGAAGGGCGGCGATGGCAACGGCCTCGACTACGCCCTGATCGAATCCGACGAGTGAAGACGAGTGACAAGACTGATAGCTTTAATGTGATGTGAGCTGTGTTgttagttaattttatattaaatgttatttattacgCGCCGAGTTTCATTTGCGAAGGTTTGTTTACATTAGGAGCTAATTAGTTTTCATTCCCGCTCGTTTTTATTAACACTCGTACTTCGTTATTTATTTTGCGAAAATGTTTTCGCGAATTTCTCACATTTAGCTAAATTAAACAACACTTGACATAATATAGTCCCTTGTGACAAACTCAAGTGCTAAAAAGATTTATCATAAAATTCATCCCCTTTAAATGTTGCAGGTAATCAAAAGCTCTTACATTCCTACTACCAGTAGGCCTACATATTTTAGTACATTTTCTttaattcgaaattcaaatagacCATGTGtagaatattttataacagcatttaatattttttcgtacatttttttaaattaaacaacaatatttattttaggaaACTTCAAAACAAACAAGAGTTACGAGTGTTATTTACTCTATGTTAGAGTCAAAAAAACATACgtgattttattttcaatatttcgTTTGTAACTTTATGCAATGGCTATTTAGCCCCCaaagatccatactaatattatacatgcgaaagtgtgtctgtctgtctgaataTATGTTACCTCTTGACTCTTCACGTCCATACCGCTGAATCAATTTTACTGAAGTTCGGTATGGAGactctttgagtcccgggaaaggacatgcgacaggatactttttatcccggaaaatgtacggtccccgcggtC of Aricia agestis chromosome 9, ilAriAges1.1, whole genome shotgun sequence contains these proteins:
- the LOC121730559 gene encoding protein lethal(2)essential for life-like → MHKHALLALALLACAAGDKHRRTGDQPVDPFAVLDKHISHSIAYQYLWPWSTLIRAAAALDLEDSLEDPQIISDSEKYQINLKVRRFKPEELRVKVKNKYVIVEGKQTSTDEIQKLMANHFVQRFVLPAGTRQEEVTAVLSEKGILSIYAPKHELPPPPPERDVPIQVILPEEKTEKPTEATKIEETKVEEVKVEETTKAREPEATSSPVEEATTHAGKIRKKELKTATKTTKDNEVTKGGDGNGLDYALIESDE